The genomic region GAAACCCGTGGGCGCACAGAGGAAATCGGGGATGCGCATACCCGGCTTCGCGCAGTTGCAGCGGCTGGGCAAGAGCCTCATGCTGCCGATCGCGGTACTGCCCGCGGCGGGCATCCTGCTGCGGTTGGGTCAGCCCGACCTGCTGGGCCGGATCGACGCGCCGGTCATCGGGGCGTTCTTTCAGGCGATGAGTGCGGCAGGTGACGCGGTATTCGCCAACCTGCCGCTGCTGTTCGCCGTCGGCGTGGCCATCGGATTCGCCAGAAAGGCCGACGGCTCGACCGCGCTGGCCGCCGTGGTGGGTTACCTCGTGGTGGAGGCGGTGTTCAAGACCATGTCGCCGATCGTTCTCGCCGGCGAGGTCGACAAGGCCGGTGACCAGGCTCAGATCAACTACAGCGTGTTCGCGGGGATCGTGGTCGGTCTGCTCACCGCCTGGTTGTTCGACAAGTACCACACCATCGAGTTGCCGTCCTACCTCGGATTCTTCGGCGGGCGGCGGTTTGTGCCGATCGTGGTATCGCTGGCCTCGCTGTTCCTCGCGTTCGCCATGAGCTACTGCTACCCGATCTTCGACGTGGGGCTGACGAGTCTCGGCCAGTTCATCGGCGGCGCAGGTGCGCTCGGTGCATTCGTCTACGGATTCGCCAACCGCATGCTCATACCGCTGGGTCTGCACCACATCCCGAACTCCTACGTCTGGTTCCTCTATGGCGACTACCAGACACCCGGCGGTGACGTCGTCACCGGTGAACTGACCCGATTCGCTGCGGGTGACCCCACAGCGGGCATCCTGACGTCGGGCTTCTACCCGATTCTGATGTTCGGCCTGCCGGCCGCCGCACTCGCGATGATCCACGTGGCCAACAAGAAACAGCGCAAGGTGGCGGTCGGAATCCTGTCAGCGGCGGCGCTGACCGCGTTCCTGACCGGTGTGACCGAGCCGCTGGAGTTCGCGTTCATGTTCGTGGCCTTCCCGCTATACGTCATCCACGCTCTCCTGACCGGGCTGTCGCTGGCGGTGGCCTACCTGCTCGACATACACCTGGGCTTCTCGTTCTCCGCCGGGCTCATCGACCTGCTGCTCTAC from Mycolicibacterium sp. YH-1 harbors:
- a CDS encoding PTS transporter subunit EIIC, which produces MGDTMKPVGAQRKSGMRIPGFAQLQRLGKSLMLPIAVLPAAGILLRLGQPDLLGRIDAPVIGAFFQAMSAAGDAVFANLPLLFAVGVAIGFARKADGSTALAAVVGYLVVEAVFKTMSPIVLAGEVDKAGDQAQINYSVFAGIVVGLLTAWLFDKYHTIELPSYLGFFGGRRFVPIVVSLASLFLAFAMSYCYPIFDVGLTSLGQFIGGAGALGAFVYGFANRMLIPLGLHHIPNSYVWFLYGDYQTPGGDVVTGELTRFAAGDPTAGILTSGFYPILMFGLPAAALAMIHVANKKQRKVAVGILSAAALTAFLTGVTEPLEFAFMFVAFPLYVIHALLTGLSLAVAYLLDIHLGFSFSAGLIDLLLYGTAPAAKNIGLLIGMGLVFFVVYYVLFRFAITRWNMRTPGREPEAEFEAEERANIGEGAESATAVAAGGTATATIAAPADSRAEQVIEAFGGRQNLVNVDACITRLRMEVADKGKVDQARLKSLGAAGVVEVGNSVQAVFGTQAEALKNAILDVL